The Labilithrix sp. genome contains a region encoding:
- a CDS encoding N-6 DNA methylase, translated as MPKRHRPGTSAASILRHVEDIVLATSGEDAFELVYAVAAARLVSKKQALGPAITEAGRRLELGRIADRALLARVDGILEGALTDESVLDAIFESLVPRVAKADKGQYFTPRHVVDFIVRMVAPRPGELLVDPACGSGAFLSRARAFGARTRGVDLDGRAVRVARLLAIAGGADAESVARADGLQKESDLVPADKRALADVVATNPPFAGRAAADGFSVADVVRTPERDVLFLERALDVLKPGGRLGIVLPYNKASGGAYASMRRWLFERARVLAVVGLPRETFLPHTSQRTFVLFAQKRRSAKEIAQADERTMFVISERAGKDTGGEPIHDATGKLDHDLDDVASELAPFLRAADFGREPKPRKAARLAEASP; from the coding sequence ATGCCGAAGCGGCACCGACCGGGGACGAGCGCGGCCAGCATCTTGCGCCACGTCGAGGACATCGTGCTCGCGACGAGCGGGGAAGACGCGTTCGAGCTCGTCTACGCCGTCGCGGCCGCGCGGCTCGTGAGCAAGAAGCAGGCGCTCGGCCCCGCCATCACCGAGGCCGGCAGGCGACTCGAGCTCGGCCGCATCGCCGATCGCGCGCTGCTCGCCCGCGTCGACGGCATCCTCGAAGGCGCCCTCACCGACGAGAGCGTGCTCGACGCGATCTTCGAGTCCCTCGTCCCCCGCGTCGCGAAGGCGGACAAGGGGCAGTACTTCACGCCGCGTCACGTCGTCGACTTCATCGTCCGGATGGTGGCGCCGCGTCCGGGCGAGCTCCTCGTCGATCCCGCCTGCGGTTCGGGCGCGTTCCTGTCGCGCGCGCGCGCGTTCGGCGCGAGGACGCGCGGCGTCGACCTCGACGGCCGCGCGGTGCGCGTCGCGCGGCTCCTCGCGATCGCGGGCGGCGCCGACGCGGAGTCGGTCGCGCGCGCGGACGGGCTGCAGAAGGAGTCCGACCTCGTCCCCGCCGACAAACGCGCGCTCGCGGACGTGGTCGCGACGAACCCGCCGTTCGCGGGCCGCGCCGCGGCGGACGGCTTCTCCGTCGCCGACGTCGTGCGCACGCCGGAGCGCGACGTGCTGTTCCTCGAGCGCGCGCTCGACGTCTTGAAGCCCGGCGGCCGCCTCGGCATCGTCCTCCCCTACAACAAGGCGAGCGGCGGCGCCTACGCGAGCATGCGCCGCTGGCTCTTCGAGCGCGCGCGCGTGCTCGCCGTCGTCGGCTTGCCGCGCGAGACGTTCCTCCCCCACACGTCGCAGCGCACCTTCGTCCTCTTCGCGCAGAAGCGCCGCTCGGCGAAGGAGATCGCGCAAGCCGACGAGCGCACGATGTTCGTGATCAGCGAGCGCGCGGGCAAGGACACCGGCGGCGAGCCGATCCACGACGCGACGGGGAAGCTCGACCACGACCTCGACGACGTCGCGAGCGAGCTCGCGCCGTTCCTCCGCGCCGCCGACTTCGGGCGCGAGCCGAAGCCGCGCAAGGCGGCGCGCCTCGCGGAGGCGTCGCCGTGA